From Penicillium psychrofluorescens genome assembly, chromosome: 6, one genomic window encodes:
- a CDS encoding uncharacterized protein (ID:PFLUO_008568-T1.cds;~source:funannotate) gives MSETNRSFVLRAVKDVVFEDRSVPPLKDPWDVRIHVAQTGICGSDVHYWQRGRIGDFILRSPIVLGHESSGTVVEVGSAVKNVKVGDRVAVEPGVPCRHCNYCRSGSYNLCPDTVFAATPPHDGTLSKYYRTQADFCYPLPEHMDLEEGALVEPVAVAVQITKVGKVKPNQTVVVFGCGPIGLLCQAVSKAYAAKKVIGVDISQSRAEFARSFGADGVFVPPIKPEDGDDNAWSEEVARMMKKWFDLGEGPDVVLEATGAQACIQTGVHLTKKGGMYVQAGMGKENVNFPITTACIRDLTIRGSIRYTTGCYPTAVDLIASGKIDVKRLITNRYTFEQAEDAFELVRQGKESVIKVIIGGVAD, from the exons ATGAGT GAAACAAACCGCTCATTCGTACTCCGCGCCGTCAAGGACGTCGTCTTCGAAGACCGTAGCGTGCCCCCACTGAAAGACCCATGGGATGTGCGCATTCACGTTGCGCAGACAGGTATTTGTGGCAGTGACGTCCATTACTGGCAGCGAGGACGGATCGGAG ATTTCATTCTCCGGTCACCTATCGTACTCGGCCATGAGAGTTCTGGGACAGTTGTGGAGGTTGGTTCGGCTGTGAAGAACGTCAAAGTCGGTGATCGGGTGGCCGTTGAGCCCGGCGTGCCATGTAGACA CTGCAACTACTGCCGCAGCGGCTCATACAATCTCTGCCCAGACACAGTTTTCgcagcgacgccgccgcaCGATGGAACACTGTCCAAGTACTATCGCACGCAGGCGGACTTTTGCTACCCGCTGCCGGAGCACATGGATCTCGAAGAAGGGGCACTAGTTGAGCCGGTTGCGGTGGCAGTCCAGATCACCAAGGTTGGCAAAGTGAAGCCTAACCAGACAGTCGTTGTCTTCGGGTGTGGGCCTATCGGGCTACTCTGCCAGGCTGTGAGCAAGGCGTACGCCGCGAAAAAGGTCATCGGGGTGGATATCAGCCAGTCGCGGGCTGAGTTTGCGCGCTCGTTTGGAGCGGACGGTGTGTTTGTGCCGCCGATTAAACCtgaggatggggatgacaATGCATGGAGCGAGGAGGTGGcgcggatgatgaagaaatggTTCGACCTTGGCGAGGGGCCTGATGTCGTGCTGGAGGCGACGGGTGCGCAGGCGTGTATCCAGACCGGAGTGCATCTCACCAAGAAGGGAGGCATGTACGTGCAGGCCGGGATGGGCAAAGAA AACGTCAACTTCCCCATCACCACGGCGTGCATTCGCGACCTGACCATCCGCGGTTCCATCCGCTACACGACGGGCTGCTATCCGACTGCCGTTGATCTGATTGCCAGCGGCAAGATCGACGTGAAGCGGCTCATCACGAACCGGTACACGttcgagcaggccgaggacgCATTTGAGCTGGTGCGACAGGGCAAAGAGAGTGTGATCAAGGTGATCATTGGGGGTGTGGCTGATTGA
- a CDS encoding uncharacterized protein (ID:PFLUO_008569-T1.cds;~source:funannotate) gives MDDAEPASPGASHTHKPTDSMVTVSLSDIQSNSEHTQLDWRSLDIPPSSAEEDAPLESEAHSPEDEELGPTLLTNAVYTPPPIEEEEEQDIPDSDSDLDDLDWEHLDRTEEQEPRGEGSDDSTALLLARLEQENNALATNPKSGLANNPNVSQHQRQSRSQSLHQIKRLINEPTRSELRYSQISPPPMTELEFWAALVADYPQTAQRLPTLTSNKIQGGVPPPLRGVVWPSLAGARDATLLEEFHRLTGESSPYNDLIGKDIGRSFPNVEMFRDPDGEGQQMLARVLQCFSLYDTKIGYCQGLGFVVGPLLMHMTDAEAFCVLVRLMDHYNLRTCYLPDLSGLHLHVYQFQNLLARHRPALFEHLEALNVEPAYVSQWFLSFFAVVCPLPMLLRIYDVIFLEGAIETLMRVALSLMQRNEKKILACTEFEDVMQLLLSRSLWDTYAFNADDLVNDFVSLTPLVTKESLQTLEASYNQSQGVPTSITFPSMQAAATRFLGRLWASSSVSHNSIKALAPNPTPSRPPSTIRRSTSKQSMASTLNSVESASVASTAPTEASSTATIDGQKSRVKSNMSYNKDRDLHSQIEDLLMALSELQRQHADLTREIQQEREEREEDQLVAKAMLNHLQEMDSDVQPTDLITKAQARFASFETEPKREEILQTKHQLHDELAHWKEMHQIEASRRQDLTRRMDEFEQENASMKEQLREARSRIQDGYRDRQRLERTNQELRALKSPATSEVSTPADVVYSSASEISSEATSPGLRELTLVRTNSVKSPTFNKRSSSLGLQSVLSTTNNQPGTDETLLLELVNAKTAEAVAQQELEEVKGKLEALRKMIGSSTPTPGKENRSSLLGGRSLTNQGSIQKTPPEPAKPAATPGGFFSGWGRRAATTPTETTS, from the exons ATGGACGACGCCGAGCCCGCGTCGCCCGGTGCTTCCCACACCCACAAACCCACCGACTCCATGGTCACCGTCTCGCTGTCCGATATCCAGTCCAATTCCGAGCATACCCAGCTAGACTGGCGCTCCCTGGATATTCCCCCGTCctctgctgaagaagatgcgccCCTCGAGTCCGAGGCCCACAGTcccgaggacgaggagcttgGTCCCACCTTACTCACAAACGCCGTGTACACCCCACCACccatcgaagaagaagaagaacaagacaTCCCCGATTCGGATTCGGActtggatgatttggattgGGAGCATCTGGACAGAACCGAGGAACAAGAACCTCGGGGAGAAGGATCAGACGAT TCGACGGCCCTGCTCCTGGCTCGCCTCGAGCAAGAAAACAATGCCTTGGCGACTAACCCAAAGTCCGGGTTGGCCAATAACCCCAATGTCTCGCAACACCAGAGACAGTCCCGCTCACAGTCCCTGCACCAGATCAAACGCCTGATCAATGAGCCAACGCGGTCGGAGCTGCGCTACTCCCAGATCTCTCCTCCGCCCATGACGGAGCTGGAATTCTGGGCCGCCTTGGTGGCGGATTACCCCCAGACTGCTCAGCGTCTCCCGACCCTGACATCGAACAAGATCCAGGGGGGTGTGCCCCCGCCGCTGCGAGGCGTGGTGTGGCCGAGTCTGGCCGGTGCCCGTGATGCCACGCTACTGGAGGAATTCCACCGATTGACCGGCGAAAGCAGCCCGTACAATGATTTAATCGGCAAAGACATTGGCCGTAGCTTTCCCAATGTCGAGATGTTCCGAGACCCCGATGGCGAGGGACAGCAGATGCTGGCTCGCGTGCTGCAGTGCTTCAGCCTCTACGACACCAAGATCGGCTACTGCCAGGGCCTCGGGTTTGTCGTGGGCCCGTTGCTCATGCACATGACGGATGCCGAAGCCTTTTGCGTTCTTGTTCG GCTCATGGATCATTACAATCTCCGCACCTGCTACCTGCCCGATCTCTCTGGGCTTCATCTCCATGTCTATCAGTTCCAGAACCTCCTGGCACGGCACCGACCCGCCCTCTTCGAGCACTTGGAAGCGCTGAACGTGGAGCCGGCTTACGTTTCACAGTGGTTCCTGTCATTCTTTGCGGTCGTTTGTCCGCTGCCCATGCTCCTGCGGATCTACGATGTCATCTTCCTGGAGGGTGCCATTGAAACGTTGATGCGTGTCGCACTCTCCCTCATGCAGCGcaatgagaagaagattcTGGCATGCACCGAATTTGAAGATGTGATGCAGCTGCTCCTCTCGCGCAGCTTGTGGGACACCTATGCGTTCAACGCCGATGATCTCGTCAACGACTTCGTGTCGCTGACACCCCTGGTCACCAAGGAGAGTTTGCAGACCCTCGAAGCCAGCTATAACCAGTCCCAGGGAGTGCCGACAAGCATTACCTTCCCCTCCATGCAGGCCGCAGCCACCcgcttcctcggccgtcTATGGGCGAGTTCCTCCGTCTCTCACAACTCCATCAAAGCTCTCGCTCCCAACCCGACCCCTTCCCGCCCGCCGAGCACCATTCGGCGCTCCACCTCCAAACAGAGCATGGCTTCGACGCTGAACTCCGTTGAAAGTGCTTCTGTTGCCAGCACGGCCCCGACCGAGGCCTCGTCGACCGCGACAATTGACGGCCAGAAATCACGTGTCAAATCCAACATGTCCTACAACAAGGACCGCGATCTCCACTCTCAGATCGAAGACCTGCTCATGGCCCTCAGCGAGCTGCAGCGCCAACACGCAGATCTCACTCGCGAAATACAGCAGGAGCGAgaggagcgcgaggaagaCCAGCTGGTGGCGAAGGCAATGTTGAACCACCTCCAAGAGATGGATTCGGATGTACAACCGACGGATCTCATCACCAAGGCGCAGGCTCGGTTTGCCTCGTTCGAGACAGAACCCAAGCGCGAAGAAATCTTGCAGACGAAGCACCAGCTCCACGACGAGTTGGCGCACTGGAAGGAAATGCACCAGATCGAGGCCAGTCGGCGTCAGGACCTGACGCGACGGATGGATGAGTTTGAGCAAGAGAATGCGTCCATGAAGGAACAGCTCCGCGAAGCTCGCAGCCGGATCCAAGACGGATACCGTGATCGACAGCGCCTGGAGCGCACGAACCAGGAGCTGCGCGCTCTCAAGAGCCCCGCGACTTCGGAGGTGTCCACGCCCGCCGACGTCGTGTACTCCTCCGCTTCCGAGATTAGCAGCGAAGCGACCTCCCCGGGCCTGCGCGAGCTGACACTGGTGCGCACCAATTCGGTGAAGAGCCCGACCTTCAACAAGCGGTCCAGTAGTTTGGGACTGCAGAGTGTACTCTCCACCACTAATAACCAGCCCGGAACCGACGAAACactgctgctggagctggtcaacgCGAAGACGGCCGAGGCAGTCGCgcagcaggagctggaggaggtcaagggcaagctggAAGCGCTGCGCAAGATGATCGGCTCGTCGACTCCCACGCCCGGCAAGGAGAACCGCAGTTCCTTACTCGGGGGCCGATCTTTGACGAATCAGGGCAGCATTCAGAAGACCCCGCCTGAGCCAGCCAAGCCTGCGGCTACCCCTGGCGGATTCTTCAGTGGCTGGGGCCGCCGGGCCGCGACGACGCCGACTGAAACTACATCTTGA
- a CDS encoding uncharacterized protein (ID:PFLUO_008570-T1.cds;~source:funannotate), protein MDDSIMDDSVFEDEGGSSDFVPEPAPKPKAKAAPKKAAAKPAAKKQTTLKTKPAPKKKKAQDSEDEVSDIQTSDDDADSLLSHTPPKKAQTAPAAKKGGGSKPLADVENESFGDGAADSKNASDKYQKLTQLEHIIKRPDSYIGSTERSNQQMWVFNSETESMEYREVSYVPGLYKIFDEIVVNAADNKQNDSNMNEMRVTINRETGEISVLNNGRGIPIEIHSKEKIYVPELIFGHLLTSSNYDDTQLKVTGGRNGFGAKLCNVFSTEFTIETQDSRQKKKYKQTWTDNMSKMGKAKITDAKGDDYTKVTFKPDYAKFGMEGIDDDFEALVKRRVYDLAGTARGVNVKLNGTRIPIRTFKKYMEMYTKAIRKERGDEGPAPKDEILTCSPDPRWEIGFAVSDGAFQQVSFVNSIATTSGGSHVNYIADQICNRLADQVKKKNKTGATLKSAQIRNHIFIFVNCLIVNPAFASQTKEQLTTKPSQFGSKCVLEEDFYKKVLKTEVMSNILHFAEKKADQILKKGDTGRRSRMSNPKLVDANKAGTREGHHCTLILTEGDSAKGLAMAGRAVVGPDLFGVFPLRGKLLNVRDASFDQISKNQEIQNIKNFIGLQHKKEYTETKGLRYGHLMIMTDQDHDGSHIKGLLINFLQAQFPSLLKIPEFLIEFITPIIKIWKGDPKNPTKSRSFFTMPEYEAWLETHRDERGWEHKYYKGLGTSTTDDAQVYFRDLDRHLKEFHTMQENEPELIELAFSKKKADERKEWLRQFKPGTYLDHSVSKISYTDFINKELILFSMADNQRSIPSVVDGLKPGQRKVLYTCFRRNLKKDMKVVELAGHVSGMTAYQHGDTSLQQTIVGLAQTFVGSNNVNCLEPSGNFGSRLQGGQDCASARYIYTRLSPFARKIFHQADEPLLTYNIDDGKKIEPEMYLPVVPMVLINGADGIGTGWSSSIPNYSPEDVVSNLKRLMDGEEPTPMQPWFRGFTGEVVAVGGDRYKFSGIIKETGDKEVEITELPIRTWTQDFKDKLEEIIKAEKVPSFIKDYRDYNTHHKVHFVIQLDEKHMTAALSDGLEEKFKLSKTIATTNLVAFDPEGRITKYASVDDILKEFFALRLKYYERRKQHQLSELQKDLDKLSNQARFVQMIIDGKLVISKKKKPVLVAELKEKGFKPFPKVSDAAKMGEDLPVVEEEEDEEADHDTEVLSSSYDYLLGMPIWSLTHERVEKLRRQIGDKEVEVDVLIKLTKEDIWKRDLDEFINEWRFQLEDEDRRQRKAAGLGRRVSAKLATGGGRGAASRKRKANGDDSDEDFGAPKTKKKAAAKKKEQPTNSLMNFLNKSSTKSAPAAVDGSDEDDFDFDMEVLPKKSRGAAKPKPKEEAVDMDMEEVPTKPAADPMDLDDAVEEARPKPAAKRGAKPKQKVEGDSDDDFLEIAKSEASKPATSRARKPAKYTAPIDSDSENGDDLLADVGQMVKGIGGDSNAESRQFFSEKSRPGSSASLKPTPKAAKSQDLDDDDDETDYSKLIPQNSPRRSLQVKSRDVTTIPDDDDDDDEEDEPAKPASKAKAKAAPKSKAAGAAPKARGRPKKDAAPAKPAATSASSGLSAAAKAYASKQAKPAAVKKNIVDDFSEDDIDAMANDILDSPAGKPDVDDGDHDEPPPRRAAASRPSRRTATTKKSYTVAAESDDDDDASADDFDDDESE, encoded by the exons ATGGATGATTCCATTATGGATGATTCCGTCTTTGAGGACGAGGGTGGCAGCTCCGACTTCGTCCCTGAGCCCGCGCCT aagcccaaggccaaggctgctCCCAAGAAGGCCGCTGCAAAGCCAGCCGCAAAGAAGCAGACCACCCTCAAGACCAAGCCAGCtcccaagaagaaaaaggctCAAGATAGCGAGGATGAAGTGTCCGACATCCAAACTTCCGATGACGATGCCGattccctcctctcccatACCCCTCCCAAGAAAGCTCAGACGGCTCCAGCGGCCAAGAAAGGCGGCGGATCGAAACCTCTGGCCGACGTGGAGAATGAGTCTTTCGGAGACGGTGCCGCCGATAGCAAGAATGCATCGGACAAGTACCAGAAG CTCACACAACTTGAACACATTATCAAACGTCCCGACTCCTACATTGGGTCCACTGAGCGCAGCAACCAGCAAATGTGGGTATTCAACTCCGAAACAGAGTCCATGGAGTACCGCGAAGTCTCGTACGTTCCTGGTTTGTACAAGATCTTCGACGAAATCGTGGTCAACGCTGCCGACAACAAACAAAATGACAGTAACATGAACGAAATGCGCGTGACCATCAACCGCGAGACGGGCGAAATCAGCGTGTTAAACAACGGCCGTGGTATCCCGATCGAGATTCActccaaggagaagatctACGTTCCCGAGCTGATTTTTGGTCACCTGCTCACCTCGTCCAACTACGACGATACTCAGCTGAAGGTGACCGGTGGTCGAAACGGGTTTGGTGCAAAGCTCTGTAACGTGTTCTCGACCGAGTTCACAATTGAGACGCAGGACTCGCGccaaaagaagaaatacaAGCAGACGTGGACCGACAACATGTCCAAGATGGGCAAAGCGAAGATCACCGATGCTAAGGGTGACGACTACACCAAGGTCACCTTCAAGCCCGATTACGCTAAATTCGGCATGGAGGGCATAGACGATGACTTTGAGGCCCTTGTCAAGCGTCGTGTCTACGATCTGGCGGGTACGGCACGGGGAGTGAATGTCAAGTTGAACGGCACTCGTATTCCCATCCGCACCTTCAAGAAATACATGGAGATGTATACCAAGGCCATCCGCAAGGAGCGTGGTGATGAGGGTCCTGCGCCGAAGGACGAAATCCTCACCTGCAGCCCAGATCCACGGTGGGAGATTGGCTTTGCTGTCTCGGATGGTGCTTTCCAGCAGGTCTCCTTCGTCAACTCGATTGCCACGACCTCTGGTGGATCCCATGTCAATTACATTGCCGACCAGATTTGCAATCGGCTTGCGGACcaggtcaagaagaagaataagaCTGGTGCCACGCTGAAGAGCGCTCAAATTCGAAACCACATCTTCATCTTTGTCAATTGTTTGATCGTCAATCCGGCTTTTGCCTCGCAGACCAAGGAACAGTTGACCACGAAGCCAAGTCAATTTGGCAGCAAATGTGTCCTTGAGGAAGACTTCTACAAGAAGGTCCTCAAGACGGAGGTCATGTCGAATATCCTGCATtttgcggagaagaaggccgatcAAATCCTGAAGAAGGGCGACACTGGTCGTCGCTCGCGGATGAGCAACCCCAAGCTTGTGGATGCCAACAAAGCCGGTACTAGGGAGGGTCATCACTGTACCCTGATCTTGACGGAAGGCGACTCCGCCAAGGGCTTGGCCATGGCCGGCAGAGCTGTCGTAGGTCCGGATCTGTTCGGTGTTTTTCCTCTGCGCGGAAAGCTGCTCAACGTCCGCGATGCCTCGTTTGACCAAATCTCTAAGAACCAGGAGATTCAAAACATCAAGAACTTCATCGGCCTGCAGCACAAGAAGGAGTACACCGAAACCAAGGGACTTCGATACGGCCACCTCATGATCATGACTGATCAGGATCATGACGGCAGTCACATCAAGGGGTTGCTCATCAATTTCCTCCAAGCACAATTCCCCAGCTTGCTCAAGATCCCCGAGTTCCTGATTGAGTTCATCACACCCATCATCAAGATCTGGAAGGGTGATCCCAAGAACCCGACCAAGTCGCGGTCCTTCTTCACAATGCCTGAATACGAGGCATGGCTTGAGACTCACAGGGATGAACGTGGGTGGGAACATAAATACTACAAGGGTCTGGGTACCAGCACCACCGATGATGCCCAGGTTTATTTCCGGGATCTTGACCGCCATCTCAAGGAGTTCCACACGATGCAGGAAAATGAACCGGAGCTCATTGAGCTCGCCTTCTCGAAAAAGAAGGCTGATGAACGAAAGGAGTGGCTTCGGCAGTTCAAGCCCGGCACCTACTTGGACCATTCGGTGTCGAAGATTAGCTACACCGATTTCATCAACAAGGAACTCATTCTTTTCAGTATGGCGGACAACCAACGTTCCATTCCATCGGTTGTCGACGGTCTTAAGCCTGGTCAGCGCAAGGTGCTGTATACCTGCTTCCGCCGCAATTTGAAGAAGGACATGAAAGTCGTGGAGTTAGCAGGTCACGTCTCCGGTATGACCGCTTATCAGCACGGCGATACCTCTCTCCAACAGACCATCGTTGGTCTGGCCCAGACCTTTGTCGGCTCAAACAATGTCAACTGCCTGGAACCCAGTGGAAATTTCGGAAGTCGACTACAAGGTGGCCAGGACTGTGCCTCTGCTCGTTACATTTACACGCGATTGTCTCCCTTCGCGCGTAAAATTTTCCACCAGGCCGACGAACCGCTGCTGACATACAACATCGacgatggcaagaagattgaACCTGAGATGTATCTTCCGGTTGTCCCGATGGTCTTGATTAACGGCGCCGACGGTATTGGCACTGGTTGGAGCTCTTCAATCCCGAACTACAGCCCCGAGGATGTGGTGAGCAACCTGAAGCGCTTgatggatggcgaggaaCCCACCCCAATGCAACCTTGGTTCCGCGGCTTCACGGGCGAAGTTGTCGCCGTCGGTGGAGACCGTTACAAGTTCAGTGGTATCATCAAGGAGACTGGTGACAAGGAGGTTGAGATCACCGAGCTCCCCATCCGAACCTGGACCCAGGATTTCAAGGACaagctggaagagatcatcaaggccgagaaggtGCCCTCCTTCATCAAGGATTACAGAGACTACAACACCCACCACAAGGTTCACTTTGTGATCCAGCTTGATGAGAAGCACATGACCGCCGCGCTGTCGGATGGTCTGGAGGAGAAGTTCAAACTGTCCAAGACTATCGCGACGACCAATCTGGTTGCCTTCGATCCGGAAGGCCGAATCACCAAGTACGCCTCCGTCGATGACATCTTGAAGGAATTCTTCGCTCTTCGCCTGAAGTACTACGAGCGGCGTAAGCAGCATCAGCTGTCGGAGCTTCAAAAGGACCTAGACAAATTGAGCAACCAAGCGCGCTTTGTGCAGATGATCATCGATGGCAAACTCGTGATctccaaaaagaagaagccggtCCTGGTTGCCGAGCTCAAAGAGAAGGGTTTCAAGCCCTTCCCCAAGGTGTCCGATGCCGCGAAGATGGGTGAGGATCTGCCGGTCgtagaggaagaagaagacgaagaagccgaccACGACACTGAAGTATTGTCGAGTTCCTATGACTATCTGCTGGGCATGCCCATCTGGTCGTTGACCCATGAACGGGTAGAGAAGCTGCGTCGCCAGATTGGTGacaaggaggtcgaggtcgatGTCCTCATCAAGCTGACCAAGGAAGACATCTGGAAGCGCGATCTGGATGAATTCATCAACGAATGGCGCTTCCAGCTTGAGGATGAGGACCGCCGTCAGCGCAAGGCGGCTGGCTTGGGTCGCCGTGTGTCTGCCAAATTGGCCACGGGTGGCGGTCGCGGGGCAGCTTcgcgcaagcgcaaggcgAACGGAGACGACTCGGATGAGGACTTCGGGGCAcccaagaccaagaagaaagcagcagccaaGAAAAAGGAGCAACCGACAAACAGCCTTATGAATTTCCTTAACAAATCGTCGACCAAATCTGCCCCCGCCGCGGTCGATGGTTCTGATGAAGATGATTTTGACTTTGACATGGAGGTGCTTCCTAAGAAGAGTCGTGGGGCCGCCAAACCGAAGCCCAAGGAAGAAGCTGTTGATATGGACATGGAAGAGGTGCCTACCAAACCAGCAGCGGATCCAATGGACTTGGATGATGCCGTTGAGGAGGCTCGTCCGAAGCCAGCTGCCAAACGAGGCGCCAAGCCCAAGCAGAAAGTCGAAGGCGACTCGGACGATGACTTCCTCGAGATTGCCAAGTCGGAGGCATCTAAGCCTGCTACCAGCCGTGCCCGCAAGCCTGCCAAGTATACCGCTCCTATTGACTCGGACAGCGAAAACGGCGATGACCTGCTTGCAGATGTCGGCCAGATGGTAAAGGGGATTGGCGGTGATTCCAACGCAGAATCGCGACAATTCTTCTCCGAGAAGTCCCGGCCCGGCAGCAGTGCCAGCCTGAAGCCCACCCCCAAAGCAGCAAAGAGTCAAGActtggatgatgacgacgacgagacGGACTACAGCAAGCTCATTCCACAGAACTCTCCGCGCCGTTCGCTGCAGGTCAAGTCCAGAGATGTGACGACCATACctgacgatgacgatgacgatgacgaagaggatgagcCAGCCAAGCCAGCCTCTAAGGCTAAGGCTAAGGCTGCGCCCAAGTCCAAGGCCGCTGGCGCTGCACCGAAGGCGCGTGGTCGACCCAAGAAGGATGCCGCGCCTGCCAAACCAGCGGCTacgtcggcctcgtcgggCTTGTCGGCAGCCGCCAAGGCTTACGCTTCCAAGCAGGCCAAGCCTGCAGCGGTCAAGAAGAATATCGTGGATGACTTTTCGGAGGACGACATCGACGCCATGGCCAACGACATCCTGGATTCCCCAGCTGGCAAAcccgatgttgatgatggcGATCATGACGAACCGCCGCCGCGACGTGCAGCCGCAAGCCGTCCGTCTCGCCGCACAGCCACGACAAAGAAGTCGTATACCGTCGCAGCTGagagcgacgatgatgatgatgcgTCGGCGGATGACTTTGATGACGACGAGAGCGAGTAG
- a CDS encoding uncharacterized protein (ID:PFLUO_008571-T1.cds;~source:funannotate) — protein sequence MASIKSLLNPLPEIPQFSPPAPLLARTQRPVSSSPPLEKRQKLAKDAPIFTRGRIRGELRYPPCEERDVELERIQSEFKLHPTMGSIAEFPRHIPYSSDKKSFQQLTGRESFEVFQYTFQMPGEEKVWTVMWDYNIGLTTPGKMINSNPGLKDICHSITGGALAAQGYWMPFEAAKAISATFCWKIRYALTPLFGSDFPSLCIPPEDSSRFGRMIIDQAIVKRATEIANYYRSLALQSVPRPSTETSQSRPVTPYIRRDEHPSHYPARAEMSMLRRHIMPRPTNSRYAGSISSEYGSSSEVSDRYCVSPGSPVRNAFTPVNIPRTSDFVPRSQHISPMEVLASLQSKHQKMLPSAISEDESETDASWSNLYSEVSRTPTDWQSPDVDTALEIKGASAEDADESASSDFTSLDGGGSLYDDGDADYLNPSVDKATTSKACTDQSDVRTVTTRASGCVAPTSFAREVKAAHALLHLHMQEAMASDTDAEAPSDLGRDAVLLFNAPTSAF from the exons ATGGCTTCCATCAAGTCTCTGCTGAATCCGCTTCCCGAAATTCCTCAGTTTTCTCCTCCTGCGCCGTTGCTGGCGAGGACTCAGCGTCCTGTCTCTTCGAGTCCACCTCTGGAAAAGAGACAGAAGCTTGCCAAAGATGCTCCCATCTTCACCCGTGGTCGCATCCGTGGCGAGCTTCGCTATCCCCCGTGTGAAGAACGTGATGTTGAGTTGGAGAGGATTCAGAGCGAGTTCAAGCTTCATCCCACCATGGGCAGCATCGCTGAATTTCCTCGACACATCCCCTACAGCAGTGACAAGAAGAGTTTTCAGCAGCTCACTGGGAGAGAATCATTTGAAG TATTTCAATACACCTTCCAGATGCCGGGTGAGGAGAAGGTGTGGACTGTGATGTGGGATTATAACATCGGACTC ACCACTCCGGGCAAGATGATCAATTCCAACCCCGGTCTGAAAGACATCTGCCACAGCATCACAGGCGGAGCGCTTGCAGCTCAAG GATACTGGATGCCGTTCGAAGCAGCCAAAGCCATTTCGGCAACCTTCTGCTGGAAAATCCGGTATGCTCTGACACCACTTTTCGGCTCAGATTTTCCTTCGCTGTGCATACCCCCAGAGGACAGTAGCCGGTTTGGCCGTATGATCATCGACCAGGCTATCGTGAAGAGAGCCACGGAAATTGCCAACTACTATCGCTCGCTGGCGCTCCAGAGTGTACCACGTCCATCCACAGAAACCAGCCAGTCTCGACCCGTTACCCCGTACATACGGCGCGACGAACATCCAAGCCACTATCCAGCTCGTGCCGAAATGAGCATGCTCCGTCGCCACATCATGCCTAGGCCTACAAATAGCCGGTATGCGGGCAGTATCAGTAGCGAGTACGGCTCGTCCTCTGAAGTCTCAGACCGATACTGCGTTTCCCCTGGCAGCCCTGTCCGGAACGCCTTCACGCCAGTCAACATCCCACGCACCTCGGACTTTGTTCCTCGTTCCCAGCACATCTCGCCAATGGAGGTTCTTGCGTCGCTACAGAGCAAGCACCAGAAAATGCTGCCGTCGGCTATCAGCGAGGACGAGTCAGAGACAGACGCCTCGTGGTCGAATCTGTATTCGGAAGTGTCGCGCACTCCGACGGACTGGCAGTCTCCAGACGTTGACACGGCACTGGAGATCAAAGGTGCCTCTGCCGAGGATGCTGACGAGAGTGCCTCTTCGGATTTTACTTCCCTAGACGGAGGTGGGTCTCTCTATGACGATGGTGACGCTGACTATCTTAACCCCAGTGTTGACAaggccaccaccagcaaggCCTGTACAGATCAGTCCGATGTACGCACTGTTACCACTCGAGCCAGTGGTTGTGTGGCTCCCACTTCCTTTGCCCGAGAGGTCAAGGCGGCTCATGCCCTACTGCACTTGCACATGCAAGAGGCGATGGCTAGTGATACAGATGCCGAAg CACCATCGGATCTCGGAAGAGATGCCGTGCTTCTCTTTAATGCGCCGACCTCTGCTTTCTGA